In one window of Tellurirhabdus rosea DNA:
- a CDS encoding tetratricopeptide repeat protein produces the protein MTGVENMLTEPTLERGRLLYSQGRYHQALTAFRNVLTVDPGNPEAMLMLAYTLIQLEQPAEALDVANDLLRQWPDQAVVLDLKARAYLGLKQPKEALRSAQEAIHLDPSDADYWGTASLIHYQEKDFSDALHHAEQGLQLDPSQEVCLNIRNLCLAKLGRSDELPVSIEETLAEDPGSAFSHASAGWALLEKGDHRKAREHFAEALRLEPGMTWAEAGMLEALKAKNPLFRIFLKYYFWMANLKGQQQWAVIIGSFVGIRFLNSLDSSVLAIELAQVAVMLFVWLTWFADPLFNVLMLADAQGRHLLSDRKRAMYRYVAVLLPLSFVAALTGYLAESMNSFGMATLFLGGLMGLGLVLPLSAWIEADIYKNRSRLRLMLFIMSLTAVVALVLLIGGKGEGMILFNLFTVELILFMFFRNFLLIEKND, from the coding sequence CTGACAGGGGTAGAAAATATGCTCACCGAACCTACACTCGAACGCGGCCGACTGCTGTACAGCCAGGGCCGCTACCATCAGGCCCTGACGGCCTTCAGGAATGTACTCACCGTTGATCCGGGGAACCCGGAAGCCATGCTGATGCTGGCCTATACCCTCATCCAGCTGGAACAGCCAGCCGAAGCGCTGGACGTTGCCAATGATCTGCTCAGGCAGTGGCCCGACCAGGCGGTGGTGCTCGACCTGAAAGCCCGCGCTTATCTGGGCCTGAAGCAGCCGAAGGAAGCCCTGCGGAGCGCTCAGGAAGCCATTCACCTCGACCCGTCCGATGCGGACTACTGGGGGACGGCCAGCCTGATTCACTATCAGGAAAAAGATTTCAGCGATGCCCTGCACCATGCCGAACAGGGCCTGCAGCTGGACCCCAGCCAGGAAGTCTGCCTCAATATCCGGAACCTTTGTCTGGCCAAACTCGGCCGGTCCGACGAACTGCCCGTTTCCATCGAAGAAACGCTGGCGGAAGACCCCGGCAGCGCCTTTAGTCATGCCAGTGCGGGCTGGGCGCTGCTCGAAAAAGGCGACCACCGGAAAGCCCGGGAGCATTTTGCCGAAGCCCTGCGCCTTGAACCCGGAATGACCTGGGCCGAGGCGGGTATGCTCGAAGCCCTGAAGGCCAAAAATCCGCTGTTCCGGATTTTCCTGAAGTATTATTTCTGGATGGCAAACTTGAAAGGCCAGCAGCAGTGGGCCGTCATCATCGGTAGCTTTGTGGGGATCCGCTTCCTGAATTCGCTCGACAGCTCGGTGCTGGCTATCGAACTGGCGCAGGTGGCCGTGATGCTGTTTGTCTGGCTGACCTGGTTTGCCGATCCGCTGTTCAACGTCCTGATGCTGGCGGACGCCCAGGGGCGACACCTGCTTTCGGACCGGAAACGGGCGATGTACCGGTACGTGGCTGTTCTGCTACCCCTCAGTTTTGTGGCGGCGCTGACGGGCTATCTGGCCGAATCGATGAACAGCTTCGGGATGGCTACGCTGTTTCTGGGCGGCCTGATGGGGCTCGGACTGGTGCTGCCGCTCAGTGCCTGGATTGAGGCGGATATTTATAAAAATCGCTCCCGACTCCGGCTGATGCTTTTCATCATGAGCCTGACGGCCGTTGTGGCCCTCGTTCTGCTCATTGGCGGCAAGGGCGAAGGAATGATTCTGTTCAACCTCTTTACCGTCGAATTGATCCTCTTTATGTTCTTCCGGAATTTTCTGCTTATTGAAAAGAACGATTAA